In one Tepidisphaeraceae bacterium genomic region, the following are encoded:
- a CDS encoding UbiX family flavin prenyltransferase, translated as MKFTGLNDGVAYNADMDIVTGITGASGALYAQRFIQGLVAAGVNVHLVVSPYGRRLLHDEMGMETLDLTELAGTPNHAITLYNYNDVGAKLASGSFLHDGMVIVPASSNTLAEVAHGLGDNLISRAAAVTLKERRKLVIAHREMPLSPIDINNYKTLSDAGAIVCPANPGFYLNPTTVGEVVDFVAGKLLDLIGVKHAFDTRWDPKNMRPPVKRGEVV; from the coding sequence ATGAAATTCACCGGCCTCAACGATGGCGTCGCCTACAATGCCGACATGGACATCGTAACCGGCATTACCGGCGCCAGCGGCGCGCTCTACGCCCAGCGATTCATTCAAGGCTTGGTGGCGGCGGGTGTCAACGTGCACCTGGTCGTTTCCCCCTACGGCCGGCGGTTGCTGCACGATGAAATGGGCATGGAGACGCTCGACCTGACCGAGCTGGCCGGAACGCCGAACCACGCGATCACGCTCTACAACTACAACGACGTGGGCGCCAAGCTCGCCAGTGGCAGCTTTCTGCACGATGGGATGGTAATCGTGCCCGCCAGCAGCAACACGCTTGCCGAGGTCGCGCACGGCCTGGGCGACAACCTGATCAGCCGCGCCGCCGCCGTCACCTTGAAGGAACGCCGCAAGCTGGTGATCGCGCACCGCGAGATGCCGCTGTCACCGATCGACATCAACAATTACAAGACGCTGAGCGACGCCGGCGCCATCGTCTGCCCCGCCAACCCCGGGTTCTATCTCAACCCCACGACGGTCGGCGAGGTGGTCGATTTCGTCGCCGGCAAGCTGCTGGATCTGATTGGCGTCAAGCACGCGTTCGACACGCGCTGGGACCCGAAGAACATGCGCCCGCCGGTAAAGCGTGGCGAAGTCGTGTGA